A genomic stretch from Flavobacterium humidisoli includes:
- a CDS encoding glycoside hydrolase family 30 protein — translation MKVTSQIFLSAFVLMQLSCFSSKITAQKNSKIKVYTTAENTNLKLTLSNDLISKNNTTQQKTSTVSIRVNTEKTDQTFLGIGGAITDASAEVFAKLSPKKQQEFLTAYYDKNKGIGYTLARTNIHSCDFSSDSYTYISEGDKELKTFNINHDRKYRIPLIKKAIETAGGKLTLFVSPWSPPAFMKDNNDILHGGVLLPEFAPAWALYYTKFIKEYEKEGIPIWGLTVQNEPMARQSWESCIYTPEAERDFLKNHLGPTLEKEGLGSKNVIIWDHNRGDMLTKRANLVFSDPEVSKYAWGIGFHWYETWNGGPPQFESVAKVHEAFPNKNLLFTEGCIEKFDASKYQFWGNAERYGINMIHDFNNGTVGWTDWNILLDQNGGPNHVGNFCFAPIHADTTKDELIYTPMYYYIGHFSKFIRPNAKRVLETVNDKSLLSTSFKNSDGKLITIVMNQSEKEIVYSLENQKEKTTITIPAHAIQTVVY, via the coding sequence ATGAAAGTTACCTCTCAAATATTTTTATCAGCCTTTGTCTTAATGCAATTAAGCTGTTTTAGCTCAAAAATAACAGCTCAAAAAAACAGTAAAATAAAGGTCTATACTACTGCCGAAAACACCAATTTGAAATTGACTTTATCAAATGATTTAATTTCAAAAAACAATACTACACAACAAAAAACATCAACAGTATCTATTCGAGTAAATACTGAAAAAACAGACCAGACCTTCCTCGGAATCGGAGGAGCAATTACAGATGCAAGCGCAGAAGTTTTCGCAAAATTATCGCCCAAAAAACAGCAGGAATTCCTAACTGCTTATTACGATAAAAACAAAGGTATTGGTTACACTTTGGCAAGAACAAATATTCACAGCTGTGATTTCAGCAGTGACAGCTATACTTATATTTCTGAAGGAGACAAAGAATTAAAGACTTTTAATATAAACCACGATCGCAAATATAGAATTCCATTAATTAAAAAAGCAATTGAAACAGCCGGCGGGAAACTAACCTTATTTGTCAGTCCTTGGAGTCCCCCAGCTTTCATGAAAGACAATAATGATATTTTGCACGGCGGCGTTTTATTGCCAGAATTTGCTCCAGCTTGGGCATTGTATTACACCAAATTCATAAAAGAATACGAAAAAGAAGGAATTCCAATCTGGGGCTTAACGGTTCAGAACGAGCCAATGGCGAGACAAAGTTGGGAATCTTGTATTTACACTCCAGAAGCAGAAAGAGATTTTCTTAAAAATCATCTAGGTCCAACTTTAGAAAAAGAAGGGCTAGGTTCTAAAAACGTTATTATTTGGGATCATAATCGTGGGGATATGTTAACCAAAAGAGCCAATCTTGTTTTTTCAGATCCTGAAGTTTCTAAATATGCTTGGGGAATTGGATTTCACTGGTATGAAACTTGGAACGGAGGACCGCCTCAATTTGAATCTGTAGCAAAAGTTCATGAAGCATTTCCAAATAAAAATCTTCTTTTTACTGAAGGATGCATTGAGAAATTTGATGCTTCAAAATATCAGTTTTGGGGAAATGCAGAACGTTACGGAATCAATATGATTCATGATTTTAATAATGGTACTGTAGGTTGGACAGACTGGAATATCCTTTTAGACCAGAACGGAGGGCCTAACCATGTTGGTAATTTCTGTTTTGCGCCAATCCATGCCGACACCACAAAAGATGAATTAATCTATACTCCAATGTATTATTATATTGGACATTTCTCAAAATTCATTAGACCAAATGCAAAAAGAGTACTTGAAACCGTAAACGACAAATCGTTGTTAAGTACTTCTTTTAAAAATTCTGACGGGAAATTGATAACTATTGTAATGAATCAATCTGAAAAAGAGATTGTTTATTCTTTAGAAAATCAAAAAGAAAAAACAACAATTACAATTCCGGCACACGCTATACAGACAGTTGTATATTAA
- a CDS encoding glycoside hydrolase family 30 protein → MKFNLKNTIKVFFFITAVLAQVKCSSSSDPVENPPVDPPVVNPPVVVTNDVDFWLTKGNQSVLLAKQSGTLGFGTTANAYANIEVNAAQKYQTIDGFGYTLTGGSVDVINQLNAAKRTALLQELFGNGENSIGVSYIRISIGASDLNATPFTYNDLAAGETDLNLEKFSLEKDKNLIAMLKEILAINPKILILATPWSAPIWMKDVASFKGGKLKTEYYDVYAKYFVKYIQQMKAEGITIDAVTPQNEPLHDGNNPSMYMSAADQGSFIKNSLGPAFKAANLNVKVIAYDHNCDNPNYPKAILADADAFPFVDGSAFHLYAGDISALTNVYNSYPTKNVYFTEQWTSSEGSFDGDLKWHLRNVIIGSMRNYSKNALEWNVANNQNFGPHTDGGCTMCKGAITITSGDSFQRNVAYYIIAHASKFVPMGSTRIESNSGGSLQNVAFITPSGSKVLIVENDGSATETFNIKFNGKWVTTSLEGGSVGTYTWK, encoded by the coding sequence ATGAAATTTAATTTAAAGAACACTATAAAAGTATTTTTCTTTATTACAGCCGTATTAGCTCAAGTAAAATGCTCTTCTTCAAGCGATCCGGTAGAAAATCCACCAGTAGATCCGCCAGTTGTAAACCCTCCAGTAGTAGTAACAAATGATGTTGATTTTTGGCTTACAAAAGGCAATCAAAGTGTTTTATTGGCAAAACAATCTGGAACATTAGGATTTGGTACAACAGCCAATGCTTATGCTAATATTGAAGTGAATGCTGCTCAGAAATATCAGACCATTGATGGTTTTGGATATACCTTGACAGGAGGAAGCGTAGATGTTATAAACCAATTAAATGCGGCTAAAAGAACTGCTCTTTTACAAGAATTATTCGGGAATGGAGAAAACTCAATTGGAGTGAGTTATATCAGGATAAGTATCGGAGCTTCAGATTTAAATGCAACACCATTTACTTATAACGATCTTGCAGCTGGAGAAACAGATTTAAATCTAGAGAAATTCAGTTTAGAAAAAGACAAAAATCTAATTGCCATGCTGAAAGAAATCCTGGCAATTAACCCTAAAATATTAATCTTAGCAACACCTTGGTCTGCACCTATTTGGATGAAAGATGTAGCAAGTTTTAAAGGCGGAAAACTGAAAACAGAATATTATGATGTTTACGCAAAATATTTTGTGAAATACATTCAACAGATGAAAGCAGAAGGAATTACAATCGATGCTGTAACTCCTCAAAATGAACCTTTGCATGATGGGAATAACCCAAGTATGTATATGTCTGCTGCTGATCAGGGGAGCTTTATTAAAAATAGTTTAGGGCCTGCATTTAAAGCCGCAAATCTAAATGTAAAAGTTATTGCTTACGATCACAATTGCGATAATCCAAATTATCCAAAAGCAATTTTGGCAGATGCAGATGCCTTTCCTTTTGTAGACGGATCGGCTTTCCATTTATACGCAGGAGATATTAGTGCGCTAACCAATGTGTACAATTCTTATCCTACCAAAAACGTATATTTTACAGAACAATGGACTTCTTCTGAAGGTAGTTTTGATGGTGATTTAAAATGGCATCTTAGAAATGTAATTATCGGATCAATGAGAAATTACAGTAAAAATGCTTTAGAATGGAACGTTGCCAACAATCAAAATTTTGGCCCGCACACTGATGGTGGATGTACAATGTGTAAAGGAGCTATCACGATCACCTCAGGCGATAGTTTTCAGCGTAATGTGGCGTATTACATTATTGCACATGCTTCAAAATTTGTTCCAATGGGATCTACAAGAATCGAGAGCAATTCTGGAGGAAGCTTGCAGAATGTTGCCTTTATCACACCTTCAGGTTCTAAAGTATTGATTGTTGAAAATGATGGATCTGCAACAGAAACTTTCAATATTAAATTCAATGGAAAATGGGTAACCACTTCACTTGAAGGAGGATCTGTCGGGACTTATACTTGGAAATAA
- a CDS encoding cellulase family glycosylhydrolase, with translation MKKILLTSLLFVSITSFGQGFLHRDGQKIVDGNGKNVLLRGLGLGGWMVQEGYMLKTQPFASPQYQIKQKIEEVIGAEETKEFYAAYKANGITKRDIDSLAKWGFNSIRLPMHYNLYTPPIEQEKNGEITWIEEGFTMTDNLLKWCAENKIYLILDLHAAPGGQGNDAAISDFDTTKPALWQSEANQKKMIALWKKLASRYRDNPWIGAYDIINEPNWNFTGSNKNGCDENSNGPLRDLMVAVTKAIREVDTNHLIFIEGNCWGNNYNGIFPLWDDNLALSFHKYWNYNDKASIEKMLEYREKYNVPIWMGESGENSNVWFKDVLTLVESHNVGWAFWPMKKIDNIAGVASVTKIPEYDILLKYWRDGGLKPSPEFAKKTLMKMADNYKMENVTVKPDVVDAMFRQVQTDDTKPYKKNAVPGKIAATHYDLGTNGKAYSDTDFVNYRSVTGKDDQWNRGNSMRNDGVDILPCKEKDSNGYQVSFIEDGEWIQYTIDAKEGTYNVAIRYSSEKAEGKLYLEIDGAKSNEITLPATAGDNKWKTVVLSKVALKSGSNKVKVVFEKGGFNLNYFDFVINKNKK, from the coding sequence ATGAAAAAAATACTTTTAACATCGCTGCTTTTTGTTTCGATAACCTCTTTTGGACAAGGTTTTTTGCATAGAGACGGACAAAAAATAGTAGACGGAAATGGTAAAAATGTTCTTTTAAGAGGTTTAGGCCTTGGCGGTTGGATGGTGCAAGAAGGTTACATGTTAAAGACACAGCCATTTGCTAGTCCGCAATATCAGATAAAACAAAAAATAGAAGAGGTGATTGGCGCAGAGGAAACAAAAGAATTCTACGCGGCCTATAAAGCAAACGGGATTACAAAACGAGATATCGATTCTTTGGCAAAATGGGGATTCAATTCGATTCGTCTTCCAATGCATTACAATCTCTACACACCGCCAATCGAACAGGAAAAAAATGGAGAGATCACTTGGATAGAAGAAGGTTTTACCATGACCGATAATCTACTGAAATGGTGTGCAGAGAATAAAATATATCTGATTTTGGATTTGCACGCAGCTCCAGGAGGACAAGGGAACGATGCTGCGATTTCAGATTTTGATACTACAAAACCAGCACTTTGGCAGAGCGAAGCCAATCAGAAAAAAATGATTGCTTTATGGAAGAAATTGGCTTCTCGTTACCGAGATAATCCTTGGATTGGAGCGTATGATATTATCAACGAACCCAACTGGAATTTTACAGGATCAAACAAGAATGGTTGTGACGAAAATTCAAACGGACCTTTAAGAGATTTAATGGTCGCAGTTACAAAAGCCATTCGCGAAGTCGATACCAATCATTTAATTTTTATTGAAGGAAACTGCTGGGGAAATAACTACAACGGAATTTTTCCATTATGGGATGATAATCTGGCTTTAAGTTTTCATAAATATTGGAACTATAACGACAAAGCTTCCATCGAAAAGATGCTAGAGTACAGAGAAAAATATAATGTGCCAATCTGGATGGGAGAAAGTGGTGAAAATTCGAATGTCTGGTTTAAAGATGTCTTAACTTTAGTAGAAAGCCATAATGTTGGATGGGCATTCTGGCCAATGAAAAAAATAGACAATATTGCTGGAGTAGCTTCAGTTACAAAAATTCCAGAATATGATATTTTATTGAAATATTGGAGAGACGGCGGTCTTAAACCATCTCCAGAATTTGCAAAAAAGACTCTGATGAAAATGGCTGACAATTACAAAATGGAAAATGTAACCGTTAAGCCAGATGTTGTAGATGCCATGTTTAGACAAGTGCAGACAGACGACACAAAACCATACAAAAAGAATGCTGTTCCAGGAAAAATTGCCGCAACGCATTACGATTTAGGAACCAACGGAAAAGCCTATTCTGATACTGATTTTGTAAATTATAGAAGCGTTACCGGAAAAGACGATCAATGGAATCGCGGTAATAGTATGAGAAATGATGGAGTAGATATTTTACCATGTAAAGAAAAAGATTCAAACGGTTATCAAGTTTCTTTTATTGAAGATGGAGAATGGATTCAATATACGATTGATGCAAAAGAAGGAACTTACAACGTTGCCATTCGTTATTCTAGCGAAAAAGCTGAAGGGAAATTGTACTTAGAAATTGATGGAGCAAAATCTAATGAAATTACGCTTCCTGCAACAGCTGGAGATAACAAATGGAAGACTGTAGTTTTATCTAAGGTAGCATTAAAATCGGGTTCAAATAAAGTAAAAGTTGTATTTGAAAAAGGAGGTTTTAATTTAAACTATTTTGACTTTGTTATAAACAAAAATAAAAAGTAG
- a CDS encoding glycoside hydrolase family 16 protein has translation MINLANRAGVLTLILLFVFQSCSSNNDTTDTPVVVAPDKISVQVDVVGKTAEMPNGDGSGKINLKIDAPNAKSYKVVVNNETKEFTTSSFTYEFTQPGTKTYTIDVTAFNGIKYTNTSTTVNIFVARKLIWSDEFNTDGAPDSSKWGYDLGTGNGWGNNELEYYTNRSENVKIEGGLLKITAIKENYQGSQYTSTRMLTKGKFSFKYGRAEIRAKLPAGGGTWPAFWLLGDNIDTAGWPLCGEIDILESVGNNPNVIHSSLHSPGRSGNTPDTKTTTAPNSTTEFHIYAAEWSAENINFYVDDNLFYSYKNSSTTPFNDKFFVIINFAMGGNFGGAVDPNFQRATYEIDYVRVYN, from the coding sequence ATGATTAATCTCGCAAATAGAGCTGGAGTTCTTACTTTAATCCTGTTGTTTGTATTCCAATCTTGCAGCAGTAACAACGATACGACAGATACTCCTGTCGTTGTAGCTCCCGATAAAATTTCTGTACAAGTTGATGTAGTGGGCAAAACTGCCGAAATGCCAAATGGAGACGGAAGCGGAAAAATTAATTTAAAAATTGATGCTCCTAATGCAAAGTCATATAAGGTAGTGGTAAACAATGAAACAAAAGAGTTTACAACTAGCAGTTTTACATATGAATTTACTCAACCAGGAACCAAAACCTATACGATTGATGTTACAGCATTTAACGGAATAAAGTATACGAATACTTCTACAACAGTTAATATTTTCGTAGCCAGAAAATTAATCTGGTCTGACGAGTTTAATACAGATGGAGCGCCAGATAGTTCAAAATGGGGTTATGATTTAGGAACAGGAAATGGCTGGGGAAATAACGAATTGGAATATTACACCAATCGTTCTGAAAATGTAAAAATCGAAGGAGGTCTTTTGAAAATTACGGCAATCAAAGAAAATTACCAAGGAAGCCAATACACTTCTACAAGAATGCTGACCAAAGGAAAGTTTTCTTTTAAATACGGAAGAGCAGAGATTCGTGCAAAATTACCAGCTGGTGGCGGTACTTGGCCTGCTTTCTGGTTGCTTGGAGATAATATAGATACGGCAGGATGGCCGTTATGCGGAGAAATAGATATTTTAGAATCGGTTGGGAATAATCCAAATGTAATCCATTCTTCCTTGCATTCTCCAGGACGCTCAGGAAATACACCAGATACCAAAACCACAACAGCTCCAAATTCGACAACTGAGTTTCATATTTATGCTGCCGAATGGAGTGCAGAAAACATCAATTTTTATGTAGATGATAATTTATTTTATAGCTACAAAAACTCTAGTACAACTCCATTTAATGACAAATTCTTTGTGATCATAAACTTTGCAATGGGAGGAAATTTTGGAGGGGCTGTCGATCCAAACTTTCAAAGAGCAACCTACGAAATTGATTATGTAAGAGTATATAATTAA
- a CDS encoding endonuclease/exonuclease/phosphatase family protein, with translation MKKINKLVFAVILLLSVNSFYGQNLKIMTYNIRLDVASDGENAWPNRKDYFTSQIGFYSPDVFGVQEATPNQVLDIASALPNYSKFGVGREEGGLGEACTIYYKKDRFKVEQSNTFWLSETPNVVSRGWDAACNRVCTYGLFKDLKTKKIFWVFNLHLDHMGEEARVKGVQLALSKIKELNTKNYPAFLMGDFNSEPNTTQIGEIKKVMDDTKDVSIEKPFGPSGTFNDFKHNEPVTLLLDYIFISKNSGLKVQKHAVLSDSKDLKYPSDHLPVLIEID, from the coding sequence ATGAAAAAGATAAACAAACTTGTTTTTGCAGTAATCCTGCTTTTAAGCGTAAACTCATTTTATGGTCAGAATTTAAAAATTATGACTTACAATATCCGTTTGGATGTTGCCTCAGATGGAGAAAATGCGTGGCCAAACCGAAAAGATTATTTTACATCTCAAATTGGTTTTTACAGCCCAGACGTTTTTGGAGTTCAGGAAGCAACGCCAAACCAAGTGTTAGATATTGCATCGGCTTTGCCAAATTATAGCAAATTCGGAGTTGGAAGAGAAGAAGGAGGTTTAGGTGAAGCGTGTACGATTTATTACAAAAAAGACCGTTTTAAAGTAGAGCAATCTAATACTTTCTGGTTGTCTGAAACTCCAAATGTAGTTTCAAGAGGCTGGGATGCTGCTTGCAATAGAGTTTGTACATATGGGCTTTTTAAAGATCTAAAAACTAAAAAAATATTTTGGGTTTTCAATTTGCATTTAGATCACATGGGCGAAGAAGCGAGAGTAAAAGGCGTGCAACTTGCTCTTTCTAAAATAAAAGAATTAAACACAAAAAATTATCCAGCTTTTTTAATGGGTGATTTCAATTCTGAACCAAACACAACGCAAATTGGAGAAATCAAAAAAGTAATGGATGATACCAAAGATGTTTCAATAGAAAAACCTTTCGGTCCTTCAGGAACTTTCAACGATTTCAAACACAATGAACCCGTAACATTATTATTAGACTACATTTTTATTTCAAAAAATAGTGGTCTAAAAGTTCAAAAACACGCAGTGTTAAGTGATTCTAAAGATTTAAAATATCCGTCAGATCATTTGCCTGTCTTAATAGAAATAGATTAA
- a CDS encoding glycoside hydrolase family 30 protein, whose product MKNINKKLQILVLLPLIAMQFNCGSSTNAVKNTGKVSSWITTTDETSKLKKQPELVFTSETNSNQTIEVNPSEKFQTIEGFGFSLTGGSAQAIKKLDKSKREALLQELFSRKEDAIGLSYLRISIGASDLNEKVFSYDDMPEGQTDLKLEHFNLGPDLDDVIPVLKEILAINPKIKIMGSPWSPPVWMKDNGSSKGGSLQPKYYQVYAEYFVKYIQAMKSHGIVIDAITPQNEPLHPGNNPSLLMLAEQQADFVGNNLGPAFARAGIKTKIIVYDHNCNKPEYPLTILRDPKANPFVAGSAFHLYEGDISALSTVHNEFPNKDLYFTEQYTGSGTNFETDLKWSVKNVVIGSMRNWSKNALSWGLANDEFYKPFTPGGCSTCKGALMIDQNQNIKREVGYYIIGHASKFVPEGSVRIGSNIAGDLYNVAFKTPSGQTVLIVENDGASAATFNIKYNQKQTTTTLNAGAVATYVW is encoded by the coding sequence ATGAAAAACATCAACAAAAAACTTCAAATCCTAGTTTTGCTGCCATTAATTGCAATGCAGTTTAACTGTGGATCTTCAACAAATGCTGTAAAAAATACTGGAAAAGTTTCTTCTTGGATTACCACAACAGATGAAACTTCAAAACTTAAAAAACAACCTGAGTTAGTTTTCACTTCAGAAACAAATTCAAATCAAACTATTGAAGTAAATCCTTCCGAGAAATTCCAAACTATTGAAGGTTTCGGATTTTCATTAACTGGAGGAAGTGCGCAAGCCATTAAAAAACTAGACAAATCAAAAAGAGAAGCTTTGCTTCAGGAATTGTTTTCTAGAAAAGAAGATGCCATTGGTTTGAGTTATTTAAGAATAAGTATTGGTGCATCAGATTTGAATGAAAAAGTTTTTTCGTATGATGATATGCCAGAAGGCCAAACCGATTTAAAATTGGAACATTTCAATCTTGGTCCAGATTTAGACGATGTAATTCCGGTCTTAAAAGAAATTTTAGCCATAAATCCTAAAATAAAAATAATGGGTTCTCCGTGGTCGCCTCCAGTTTGGATGAAAGATAACGGAAGTTCAAAAGGCGGTAGTTTGCAGCCAAAATACTATCAAGTTTATGCAGAATATTTTGTGAAATATATTCAAGCAATGAAATCGCACGGAATTGTAATTGATGCGATTACGCCTCAAAATGAACCTTTACACCCAGGAAACAACCCAAGTTTGTTAATGTTGGCAGAACAGCAAGCAGATTTTGTTGGGAATAATTTGGGGCCCGCTTTCGCGAGAGCAGGAATCAAAACCAAAATTATTGTTTACGATCACAACTGTAATAAACCAGAATATCCTTTGACGATTTTAAGAGATCCAAAAGCAAATCCGTTTGTAGCAGGATCAGCTTTTCACTTGTACGAAGGAGATATTAGTGCTTTATCAACTGTTCATAATGAATTTCCAAATAAGGATTTGTATTTTACAGAACAATATACAGGGAGCGGAACTAATTTCGAAACCGACTTGAAATGGAGTGTAAAAAATGTAGTAATCGGATCAATGAGAAACTGGAGTAAAAATGCACTTTCATGGGGATTAGCAAATGATGAGTTTTACAAACCTTTTACGCCAGGAGGATGTTCAACTTGTAAAGGAGCTTTGATGATTGACCAAAATCAAAATATCAAAAGAGAAGTTGGATATTATATTATCGGACATGCTTCTAAATTTGTTCCGGAAGGTTCAGTAAGAATTGGAAGTAATATTGCAGGAGATTTATACAATGTTGCTTTCAAAACTCCATCAGGACAAACCGTTTTAATTGTAGAAAATGACGGAGCTTCGGCAGCAACATTTAATATCAAATACAACCAAAAACAAACCACAACCACTCTAAACGCAGGTGCTGTAGCAACTTACGTTTGGTAA
- the bglX gene encoding beta-glucosidase BglX, giving the protein MKKTTTIMLFMLSLFASAQQQSIDQKVNDLLKKMTIEEKIGQLNQYTGDNQATGPITINPNKQNEIKQGLIGSMLNVIGTKYTRGYQELAMQSRLKIPLLFGQDVIHGYKMTFPLPLAEAASWDLAAIELGARVAATEAAASGIHWTFAPMVDIGRDPRWGRVMEGAGEDTYLGSKIAYARVKGFQGNKLGDLNSVMACVKHFAAYGAGVGGRDYNSVDMSERMLWETYLPPFKAALDAGAATFMNSFNDINGIPATGNAHLQRDILKEKWNFQGFVVSDWGSIGEMVAHGYSKDLKEAAYSAITAGSDMDMESNAYRKHLAELVKEGRVSIDLIDDAVKRILRKKFELGLFDDPYRYSDEKRAEKALNNPEHRKAAREMAEKSIVLLKNENQTLPISKNAKTIAFIGPMVKEYKENMGFWSVELPEVDYNKWIVSQWDGLQNKVGKNTKLLYAKGCEIEGTNKDGFAEAVETAKQADVVILSIGERRDMSGEAKSRSDLHLPGVQEDLVKAVMATGKPVVVLINAGRPLVFNWTADNVPAILYTWWLGTEAGNAIANVLFGDYNPSGKLPMTFPREVGQIPIYYNHFSTGRPAKDENATNYVSAYIDLKNSPKYPFGYGLSYTTFDYSGLKLSSTKIKSNETIKVSFQLKNTGKVAGEEVAQLYLKDKFGSVVRPVLELRDFQKVKLNAGESKTIEFTIDKEKLSFYNDKVEWVAEPGDFEVMIGTSSADIKLKSDFELVN; this is encoded by the coding sequence ATGAAGAAGACAACAACAATTATGCTGTTTATGCTTTCGCTTTTTGCGTCGGCACAGCAGCAGTCGATAGATCAGAAAGTCAATGATCTATTGAAGAAAATGACAATTGAAGAAAAAATTGGCCAGTTAAATCAATACACTGGAGACAATCAGGCAACGGGACCAATTACAATTAATCCGAACAAGCAAAATGAAATCAAACAAGGTTTAATTGGTTCGATGCTAAATGTGATCGGAACAAAATATACCAGAGGATATCAGGAATTGGCAATGCAGTCAAGACTTAAAATTCCGTTGTTGTTTGGACAAGACGTTATTCACGGTTACAAAATGACTTTTCCTCTTCCTTTAGCAGAAGCGGCAAGTTGGGATTTAGCAGCAATCGAATTAGGCGCAAGAGTTGCTGCAACAGAAGCAGCAGCAAGCGGAATTCATTGGACATTTGCTCCAATGGTAGATATTGGTCGTGATCCTCGATGGGGACGCGTAATGGAAGGCGCGGGAGAAGATACTTACCTTGGTTCTAAAATTGCATATGCGAGAGTAAAAGGTTTTCAAGGAAATAAACTGGGAGATTTAAATTCTGTTATGGCCTGCGTAAAACACTTTGCGGCTTATGGAGCCGGAGTTGGAGGAAGAGATTACAACTCTGTAGACATGAGCGAAAGAATGTTATGGGAAACCTATTTACCGCCATTTAAAGCAGCTTTAGACGCTGGAGCGGCTACATTTATGAATTCATTCAATGATATTAACGGAATTCCAGCAACTGGAAATGCACATTTGCAGAGAGATATCTTAAAAGAAAAATGGAACTTTCAAGGTTTCGTAGTTTCAGACTGGGGATCAATTGGAGAAATGGTGGCTCACGGTTATTCTAAAGATCTTAAAGAAGCTGCTTATTCTGCCATTACTGCAGGAAGCGACATGGATATGGAAAGTAATGCATACCGTAAGCATTTAGCAGAGTTAGTAAAAGAAGGTAGAGTTTCTATTGATTTAATTGATGATGCTGTAAAACGTATTCTTCGTAAGAAATTCGAATTAGGATTATTTGATGATCCTTACAGATACTCAGACGAAAAACGTGCTGAAAAAGCATTAAACAATCCAGAACACAGAAAAGCAGCTAGAGAAATGGCTGAAAAAAGTATCGTTTTATTAAAGAACGAAAACCAAACTTTGCCAATTTCAAAAAATGCTAAAACCATTGCGTTTATTGGCCCAATGGTAAAAGAATATAAAGAAAACATGGGATTCTGGTCTGTAGAACTTCCAGAAGTTGATTACAATAAATGGATCGTTTCGCAATGGGATGGATTGCAAAATAAAGTGGGCAAAAACACCAAATTATTATATGCAAAAGGTTGTGAAATAGAAGGAACAAACAAAGATGGTTTTGCAGAAGCAGTTGAAACTGCCAAACAAGCCGATGTTGTAATTTTGAGTATTGGTGAAAGACGCGACATGAGCGGTGAAGCCAAAAGTAGAAGCGACTTGCATTTGCCAGGAGTTCAAGAAGATTTAGTAAAAGCAGTTATGGCAACAGGAAAACCGGTTGTAGTTTTAATAAATGCTGGAAGACCTTTGGTTTTCAACTGGACTGCAGATAATGTTCCGGCAATTTTATACACTTGGTGGTTAGGGACTGAAGCTGGAAATGCTATTGCAAATGTATTGTTTGGAGATTACAATCCGTCTGGAAAATTGCCAATGACTTTCCCAAGAGAAGTAGGGCAGATTCCAATTTACTACAATCACTTCAGCACAGGAAGACCTGCTAAAGACGAAAACGCAACAAATTATGTTTCGGCTTATATCGATTTGAAAAACTCTCCAAAATATCCTTTTGGATATGGTTTGAGCTATACAACATTTGATTATTCAGGGTTGAAATTATCTTCAACAAAAATAAAAAGCAATGAAACAATCAAAGTTTCTTTCCAATTAAAAAATACGGGAAAAGTAGCAGGAGAAGAAGTAGCTCAATTGTATTTGAAAGATAAATTTGGATCTGTTGTAAGACCAGTATTAGAATTAAGAGATTTCCAAAAAGTGAAATTAAATGCAGGAGAATCTAAAACAATCGAATTTACAATTGATAAGGAAAAGCTTTCTTTTTATAATGATAAAGTAGAATGGGTTGCTGAACCAGGAGATTTTGAAGTTATGATCGGAACTTCATCAGCAGATATTAAATTAAAATCTGATTTTGAATTAGTAAATTAA